One part of the Rhodopirellula islandica genome encodes these proteins:
- a CDS encoding glycosyltransferase family 2 protein, which translates to MIAWMEWFLIAVLPFVSLVLAALAAGMFVSNLPLFMDGKRSDHVDASESGGTDPPRVSVLIPARNEESSIAACIESVLRSVQVDLEAIVLDDGSTDQTGTIVREIAQRDSRVKLIEGIELPEGWNGKQHACYRLAQHAECEHLLFLDADVRLEPTALIDLCRRFAVEHDGGKMGLLSAFPRQETGTLAEKLLIPMMHFILLSYLPFARMRGSTHPAYASGCGQLFFTTQAAYQAAGTHAAIRSSRHDGLKLPKAYRENGMLTDCVDGSQWAVCRMYTSAGEVVQGLLKNADEGIANSRLLIPFTILLGGANLLPWITLVIALAKRSSLIVEGLPVSTSVVIGILVSTIAILVSYVPRMTGAIRLGQSVTGAILHPIAIVSFLLIQWWAFWNHLRGRQVTWRGRLG; encoded by the coding sequence ATCGCGGTCCTGCCGTTTGTCTCGTTGGTTCTGGCGGCGCTGGCGGCGGGCATGTTCGTGTCCAATTTGCCACTGTTCATGGACGGCAAACGATCCGATCACGTCGACGCATCTGAATCGGGCGGCACCGATCCTCCTCGCGTGTCGGTGTTGATCCCAGCCAGAAACGAAGAGAGCTCGATCGCGGCTTGTATCGAATCCGTGTTGCGATCCGTGCAGGTCGACCTGGAGGCCATTGTGCTGGACGACGGCTCCACGGATCAAACCGGAACGATCGTTCGCGAAATCGCACAGCGAGACTCGCGAGTAAAGTTGATCGAAGGCATCGAACTTCCCGAAGGCTGGAATGGCAAGCAACATGCCTGTTACCGACTGGCTCAGCATGCCGAATGCGAACACCTGTTGTTCTTGGACGCCGACGTGCGACTGGAACCGACCGCCCTGATCGATCTTTGCCGACGTTTCGCGGTTGAACACGATGGCGGCAAAATGGGTTTGCTCAGTGCCTTCCCTCGGCAGGAAACCGGCACACTGGCCGAGAAACTCTTGATCCCGATGATGCACTTCATCTTGCTTTCGTACCTGCCGTTCGCGCGGATGCGAGGCAGCACGCACCCGGCGTACGCGTCCGGATGTGGGCAACTGTTCTTCACAACCCAGGCCGCCTACCAGGCCGCGGGGACTCATGCTGCAATTCGATCGAGTCGCCATGATGGGCTGAAACTACCCAAGGCCTATCGAGAAAACGGGATGCTGACGGACTGCGTGGACGGGTCGCAGTGGGCGGTTTGCCGGATGTACACGTCGGCGGGGGAGGTGGTGCAGGGGCTGCTCAAGAACGCAGACGAAGGCATCGCGAATTCTCGGTTGTTGATTCCGTTCACGATTTTGTTGGGCGGAGCCAATCTGTTGCCGTGGATCACGTTGGTCATTGCCTTGGCAAAGCGGTCCAGCCTGATCGTTGAAGGCTTGCCGGTTTCGACGTCGGTGGTGATCGGGATCCTGGTCAGCACGATCGCGATTTTGGTGAGCTACGTGCCTCGAATGACCGGGGCGATCCGGCTGGGGCAGAGCGTCACGGGAGCGATCCTGCACCCGATTGCGATCGTCAGTTTCCTGCTGATCCAGTGGTGGGCATTCTGGAATCACCTCCGAGGCCGACAAGTCACCTGGCGCGGCCGCCTGGGCTGA